In the genome of Solirubrobacterales bacterium, the window GAGGGCTCGGACCTGCCGATGCCGGTGGTCGAGTCGTCACCGCTGGCTCCGCTCTGTCCCTACGGTCAGAGCAAGCTGGGCGGGGAGGGATACCTTGACCTCTACCGCCGGATGTACGGGCTGAGTTCGGTCGCACTGCGGTTCGCCAACGTGTACGGGCCACGCCAGAACCCGAAGGGGGAGGCCGGGGCGGTGGCGATCTTCGGGGAGCTCCTGCTTGCAGGCCGGGCACCGATCGTCTTCGGTGACGGCACCCAGACCCGGGACTTCATCTACATCGATGACCTGGTCGAGGCCATTCTCGCGGCTTCGATCGCCGATCTCGAAGGACCATTGAACCTGGGGACCGGGGTCGAAACCAGCCTGCTGGAGCTTCTGGAAGCCCTCGCGGACGCGGGCACGACCCTGAACGGTGACCGGCCCGCGGGTAGTTTCGACCCAACCTTCGACGAGGCCCGGCCGGGTGAGGTGAAACGGATTGCGGTGAACCCGGCCAGGGCAGGCGAGTTGCTCGGCTGGAGCCCGTCCACCGGACTCCGTGACGGGCTCGAACGCACCTTGCGGGCGCTGTAGAACCGGGATGAACCGCCGCAAACTGATCGAGATGTCCCCGGAGGAGATCCTTCGGTTTCTCGAGCGGGAGCGGGTTGCGGTGGTCAGCAGCATCGGCCCTCGAGGCTGGCCCCACTCGATGCCACTCTGGTATGTGGTCCGGGACGGCAACATCTGGTCCTGGACCTTCCGCAAGTCCCAGAAGGTGAGGAACCTCGAACGCGACCCGCGGGCGACCGTGTTGGTCGAGGCCGGTGAGGAGTACGCCGAGCTCCGTGGGGTCCAGTTTGAGGCGGAAGCGATCTTCCATGACGAGCCCGACCTGATCCTCGAGTTTGCCGGAGCGCTGGTCCGGCGCTACGCCCCGGCCGGGGGAGAACCGTCCCCGGAGACGCTGGAAGCGTTCCGCGCCCAGGCCCCGAAACGCACGGTGATCGAGTTCGCACCCCGTCGCACGGTCAGCTGGGATCACCGC includes:
- a CDS encoding GDP-mannose 4,6-dehydratase, translating into MKTLITGGAGFIGSHLADGLLERGDEVTVFDNLSSGKEKNLTGALEQGARLLVGDINDPTALAGAIGEAQPEVIFHLAAQGEVRRSIEEPVFDATANVVGTVNVIEAARVAGVRRIVFASSGGAIYGEGSDLPMPVVESSPLAPLCPYGQSKLGGEGYLDLYRRMYGLSSVALRFANVYGPRQNPKGEAGAVAIFGELLLAGRAPIVFGDGTQTRDFIYIDDLVEAILAASIADLEGPLNLGTGVETSLLELLEALADAGTTLNGDRPAGSFDPTFDEARPGEVKRIAVNPARAGELLGWSPSTGLRDGLERTLRAL
- a CDS encoding pyridoxamine 5'-phosphate oxidase family protein, with product MNRRKLIEMSPEEILRFLERERVAVVSSIGPRGWPHSMPLWYVVRDGNIWSWTFRKSQKVRNLERDPRATVLVEAGEEYAELRGVQFEAEAIFHDEPDLILEFAGALVRRYAPAGGEPSPETLEAFRAQAPKRTVIEFAPRRTVSWDHRKLGGTY